The following proteins are encoded in a genomic region of Blastopirellula marina:
- a CDS encoding sulfatase: MRALLTLFVILPFAATTLAADAQRPNFLIIYADDLGYGDVSAYRDADIQSPNIDKIASDGIKFTSMRANCTVCSPSRAALLTGRYPDLVGVPGVIRTKTENSWGFLKPGVPTLADELKKVGYHTAIVGKWHLGLESPNTPNERGFDFFHGFLGDMMDSYTTHRREGHNYMRFNDKEVDPEGHATDIFAQWAHQYICTRTTKRDQPFFLYLAFNAPHFPIEPPQAYLDKVKQAHPDMDEKRAKNVAFVHHLDDAVGKVLASLETFGFADNTVVYFGSDNGGSLPHAQNNDPWRDGKQSHYDGGLKVPFCVRWPGHIEPGQTSDYEGLNFDIFPTFLELAGAKPADDLNAVSLVPILEGESMPAGPRDLYFVRREGGMRYGGKSYQAIVRDGWKLMQNDPYLPLELYNLKDDPSEQNDLAKSERQKFRQLQQAMQKQIQAAGSVLWQASHQ, encoded by the coding sequence ATGCGCGCCCTCCTGACCCTCTTTGTTATTCTACCGTTCGCTGCGACGACGCTAGCTGCCGATGCACAACGACCTAATTTCTTAATTATCTATGCGGATGATCTAGGTTACGGCGATGTCTCGGCCTATCGCGATGCCGATATTCAATCGCCCAATATCGATAAGATTGCTTCCGATGGGATCAAGTTCACCAGCATGCGTGCCAATTGCACCGTTTGTTCGCCATCGCGGGCTGCCCTGCTGACCGGGAGATACCCTGACTTGGTCGGTGTGCCGGGAGTGATTCGCACGAAGACAGAGAACTCTTGGGGGTTTCTCAAGCCAGGCGTTCCTACCTTGGCCGATGAGTTGAAAAAGGTAGGCTACCACACGGCCATCGTAGGCAAGTGGCACCTTGGGCTGGAGTCGCCAAATACACCCAACGAGCGCGGGTTCGATTTCTTCCACGGCTTTCTTGGCGATATGATGGACAGCTATACCACCCATCGTCGAGAAGGTCACAACTACATGCGGTTTAACGACAAAGAGGTTGACCCGGAAGGCCATGCGACCGATATCTTCGCTCAATGGGCGCATCAATATATCTGTACGCGAACGACGAAAAGGGACCAGCCGTTCTTTCTCTACCTTGCTTTTAACGCGCCTCATTTTCCGATCGAGCCACCACAAGCGTACCTCGATAAGGTCAAGCAAGCGCACCCTGACATGGACGAGAAACGCGCGAAGAACGTTGCTTTCGTTCACCACTTGGACGACGCGGTGGGTAAGGTCTTAGCTTCGCTGGAAACTTTCGGATTCGCGGATAACACCGTGGTTTATTTCGGTAGTGACAATGGTGGTTCGCTACCACACGCTCAGAATAACGATCCGTGGCGTGATGGAAAGCAAAGTCACTACGACGGCGGTTTGAAGGTTCCGTTCTGTGTTCGTTGGCCAGGGCACATTGAGCCAGGTCAGACGAGTGACTATGAAGGACTAAATTTTGACATCTTTCCCACATTTCTAGAACTGGCCGGTGCAAAGCCCGCAGACGACTTGAATGCCGTGAGCTTGGTTCCCATCCTGGAAGGCGAGTCGATGCCTGCTGGCCCGCGCGATCTGTACTTTGTGCGGCGTGAAGGAGGCATGCGTTACGGAGGTAAGTCTTATCAAGCGATCGTTCGCGATGGCTGGAAACTAATGCAGAACGATCCGTATCTTCCACTAGAACTTTATAATTTGAAGGACGATCCAAGCGAACAAAACGACTTGGCCAAGTCCGAACGGCAGAAGTTCCGCCAACTGCAACAGGCCATGCAGAAGCAAATCCAGGCTGCGGGAAGTGTGCTATGGCAAGCTTCCCACCAGTAA